One genomic segment of Kiritimatiella glycovorans includes these proteins:
- a CDS encoding ribonuclease R family protein has product MSEFRPSFEQQIYKFMNDPAYRPMRTSELARELGIDTSRRRAFRTALKSLETEEKIVRIRHNRWAVARAQKTVRGRLSVSPDGNGMIRVEGETRDRALYVAAENLQCGLHRDLVEAEVLPSGAGRRSGEGRVVRVLERWFTQVVGLVRHTPYYAYVVPDNPRLHQTVQLDTDPRGEPPPEDHKVVVELDEWTDPLRPLTGRCLEDIGHRDAPGVAMQCIIRSHGYRQEFPAEVEEEQQRLMASPPPVEHEHRRDRTEEVAFTIDPDTARDFDDAISIREHPEGGWLLGVHIADVSHYVRPGSAMDVEAAKRGNSVYLVDRVIMMLPEKVTAELCSLKPDRVRAAHTMECRITDEGEILSSDTFPASIRSRARLTYRQVQAYFDEGTAAGIPAEVQKGLSRLHTLTMRWRRDRLRHGSIDLALPEVECRLDTEGRIKGVETREGSEAQHLVEECMLLANRVVARRLHEAPCPALYRVHGDPEPDQWSQMAAELESLGITDPPSNQSEINAMLRRLPDGWLRYAAMLCVLRNFQRAYYTTEPGGHFGLGFECYSHFTSPIRRYPDLLIHRLLSALEQNAPPPCTAEQLANLADHCSQTEREAEEAEKESVEQKRVEYYADQLRKGHTGPYRAHIVRFLKKGLIVELEESLQRGLVAFSGITDDFYRLNEERTRAVGRRGKKRMHIGEAIDVLLVKVDTARRWLDFQFADERRTGSRGGKGRQGSRGGTRGRPAGKKGSRGNKKGRPSKSRKKR; this is encoded by the coding sequence ATGAGCGAGTTTCGTCCCTCCTTCGAGCAGCAAATCTATAAATTCATGAACGATCCCGCCTACCGCCCGATGCGCACCTCGGAGCTGGCGCGGGAACTCGGGATCGACACCTCCCGCCGCCGCGCGTTCCGCACGGCGCTCAAGTCGCTGGAGACGGAGGAAAAAATCGTTCGTATCCGCCATAACCGCTGGGCTGTGGCGCGAGCACAGAAAACGGTACGCGGCCGGCTCTCGGTCAGCCCGGACGGCAACGGGATGATCCGGGTCGAGGGAGAAACGAGGGACCGCGCGCTGTACGTCGCGGCGGAGAATCTCCAGTGCGGTCTTCACCGCGACCTCGTCGAAGCGGAAGTGCTGCCCTCGGGAGCAGGCCGGCGCAGCGGCGAGGGTCGCGTGGTGCGGGTCCTGGAGCGCTGGTTCACGCAGGTCGTCGGTCTCGTGCGTCATACCCCTTATTACGCGTATGTCGTTCCGGACAATCCGCGGCTGCATCAGACCGTGCAGCTCGACACGGACCCGCGCGGCGAGCCTCCCCCCGAGGATCACAAGGTGGTGGTCGAACTCGACGAGTGGACCGATCCCCTGCGGCCGCTCACCGGGCGCTGCCTTGAAGACATCGGCCACCGCGACGCGCCGGGGGTGGCCATGCAGTGCATCATCAGAAGCCACGGGTACCGGCAGGAGTTTCCCGCGGAGGTTGAAGAGGAGCAGCAGCGGCTGATGGCCTCGCCTCCCCCGGTCGAACACGAGCATCGTCGTGACCGCACGGAAGAAGTCGCGTTTACGATCGATCCGGACACGGCGCGCGATTTCGACGACGCGATATCGATCCGCGAGCACCCCGAGGGCGGCTGGCTGCTGGGCGTACATATCGCCGACGTATCCCACTACGTGCGTCCGGGGTCGGCGATGGACGTCGAGGCGGCCAAACGGGGCAACAGCGTATACCTGGTCGACCGCGTGATCATGATGCTTCCCGAAAAGGTTACGGCCGAACTCTGCAGTCTCAAGCCCGACCGGGTGCGCGCCGCGCATACCATGGAGTGCCGTATAACCGACGAAGGGGAGATCCTGTCTTCCGACACGTTTCCCGCGTCGATCCGTTCGCGCGCGAGACTGACGTACCGGCAGGTCCAGGCCTATTTCGATGAAGGCACCGCCGCGGGCATTCCGGCTGAAGTGCAGAAGGGACTCTCGCGGCTTCACACGCTCACCATGCGCTGGCGCCGGGACCGCCTCAGGCACGGATCGATCGACCTCGCCCTGCCGGAGGTGGAATGCAGGCTGGATACGGAAGGACGGATCAAGGGGGTCGAGACCCGGGAGGGCAGCGAAGCTCAGCACCTGGTGGAGGAATGCATGCTGCTCGCCAACCGCGTGGTGGCCCGCCGGCTGCACGAGGCCCCCTGCCCTGCGCTCTACCGTGTGCACGGCGACCCGGAACCGGACCAGTGGAGTCAGATGGCCGCCGAACTGGAATCGCTGGGCATCACCGACCCCCCTTCCAACCAGTCCGAAATCAACGCGATGCTGCGCCGGCTTCCCGACGGATGGCTGCGTTATGCGGCCATGCTGTGCGTGCTGCGGAACTTCCAGCGGGCGTATTACACCACGGAACCGGGCGGTCATTTCGGGCTCGGGTTCGAGTGCTACTCCCACTTCACTTCTCCGATCCGGCGCTATCCGGACCTCCTGATCCACCGGCTCCTCTCCGCGCTCGAGCAGAATGCGCCGCCGCCCTGCACGGCGGAACAACTCGCCAACCTCGCCGACCACTGCAGCCAGACGGAACGGGAGGCCGAAGAGGCCGAGAAAGAGAGCGTAGAGCAGAAACGGGTCGAGTATTACGCCGATCAGTTGCGGAAAGGCCATACGGGACCCTATCGCGCTCATATCGTACGATTCCTGAAGAAGGGCCTGATCGTCGAACTGGAAGAATCGCTCCAGCGCGGTCTGGTCGCCTTTTCCGGGATCACCGACGACTTCTATCGCCTGAACGAGGAGCGCACCCGGGCGGTGGGCCGGCGCGGCAAAAAGCGCATGCACATCGGAGAGGCGATCGACGTCCTGCTGGTCAAGGTGGACACGGCACGGCGCTGGCTGGATTTTCAGTTTGCCGATGAACGCCGCACCGGATCGCGCGGCGGCAAGGGGCGCCAAGGAAGCAGGGGCGGCACCAGGGGCCGCCCGGCCGGAAAAAAGGGTTCACGCGGAAATAAAAAAGGCCGGCCCTCAAAGAGCCGGAAAAAAAGGTGA
- a CDS encoding PolC-type DNA polymerase III, protein MDFIAFDLETTGIRPSDSHIVELAAVLFLNGEPAERFVSLIRPEVPIPAEATRIHGIDDAMVESAPPIHERLAPLAEFCGDYPLVAHNAPFDFSFLKAAVDLHRAPAPAGIFLDTCALSRVVLTGLANHKLHTLVRYFDIPAGEFHRALEDAEYCGQVMLNLIRTLHQRGEPISVEDLVRTGNTAELRLPQYRGRGDQLSLL, encoded by the coding sequence ATGGATTTTATCGCATTCGATCTCGAGACCACGGGCATCCGGCCGTCGGATTCGCACATCGTGGAGCTGGCGGCGGTCCTGTTTCTCAACGGGGAGCCGGCGGAGCGCTTCGTGAGCCTGATCCGCCCCGAGGTTCCGATCCCCGCGGAAGCGACCCGGATCCACGGCATAGACGACGCGATGGTGGAGTCCGCGCCGCCGATCCATGAACGCCTCGCCCCGCTGGCGGAATTCTGCGGCGACTATCCGTTGGTCGCGCACAATGCGCCGTTCGACTTCAGTTTTCTCAAGGCGGCGGTGGATCTGCATCGCGCACCGGCCCCGGCCGGGATCTTCCTGGACACCTGCGCCCTGTCGAGAGTCGTGCTGACCGGTCTCGCCAACCACAAGCTCCACACCCTGGTGCGTTACTTCGACATCCCCGCGGGCGAATTCCACCGCGCGCTCGAGGACGCGGAGTACTGCGGACAGGTGATGCTGAACCTGATCCGCACGCTTCATCAGCGCGGGGAGCCGATCTCGGTGGAGGACCTGGTGCGGACGGGAAACACGGCCGAACTCAGGCTGCCGCAGTACCGGGGACGGGGCGATCAGCTCTCGCTGCTCTGA
- a CDS encoding thioredoxin family protein, translating into MKSCETPWRRCRRRILSLLIAILAGSSILAPTAGADESKTEDLFGEKFWTHEQEQTGPDRIEDRIVGLYFSAHWCPPCRMFTPKLVEFYDELKEDEAPFEIVLVSSDRSREAMFEYMEKTEMSWLALPHRGKRAQALSDRYKVRGIPTLIIIGPDGETITKDGRRDVTRHGVKAFSQWRKATEL; encoded by the coding sequence ATGAAGAGTTGCGAGACACCATGGAGACGATGCCGCCGCCGGATCCTTTCCCTGCTGATTGCGATCCTGGCGGGATCTTCAATCCTCGCGCCGACGGCCGGGGCCGATGAGTCGAAGACAGAAGATCTTTTCGGAGAGAAATTCTGGACGCACGAGCAGGAGCAGACCGGGCCGGACCGGATCGAAGACCGGATCGTCGGCCTCTACTTCTCGGCACACTGGTGCCCGCCCTGCCGGATGTTCACGCCGAAACTGGTCGAGTTCTACGATGAACTGAAAGAGGACGAAGCTCCCTTCGAAATCGTGCTGGTCAGCAGCGACCGCTCCCGCGAGGCCATGTTCGAGTACATGGAAAAGACGGAGATGTCATGGCTGGCCCTCCCGCACCGCGGGAAACGCGCGCAGGCCCTCAGCGACCGCTACAAGGTCCGGGGTATCCCGACCCTTATCATCATCGGCCCGGACGGCGAGACCATTACGAAGGACGGGCGCAGGGATGTGACCCGTCACGGCGTGAAGGCGTTCAGTCAATGGCGCAAAGCAACGGAACTTTGA
- a CDS encoding zinc ribbon domain-containing protein, translating to MKESMAQLLAVQQLDRKLMRFRREIRDIPARKEALDQEKASAEERLNDIEQRQRQNAAEQGNLESEIESLREQIKRYKRQQLDVKTNDEYRALTHEISAVEQKISQLEDREIELMETAERLNAEHREARERLDDEEDRIGAEKEALDRRLEEVQRDLDEVSARREEKAAKVDKRTLAHYKRIFDNRGDYAVVPIENGVCTGCHMKVTPQTVHDAQAAQKLVACNYCGRLLYVPADHRTS from the coding sequence GTGAAGGAATCGATGGCGCAGCTGCTTGCTGTACAGCAACTGGACCGGAAACTGATGCGCTTCCGGCGTGAAATACGCGATATTCCTGCGCGTAAAGAGGCCCTGGATCAGGAAAAGGCCTCCGCCGAAGAGAGACTGAACGACATCGAGCAGCGTCAGCGACAGAACGCGGCGGAGCAGGGGAATCTCGAATCCGAAATCGAGTCGCTGCGGGAGCAGATCAAACGCTACAAACGCCAGCAGCTCGATGTGAAGACCAACGACGAATACCGCGCCCTGACGCACGAGATCTCCGCCGTCGAGCAGAAGATCTCGCAGCTCGAGGACCGGGAAATCGAATTAATGGAGACGGCGGAGCGACTGAATGCCGAGCACCGTGAGGCGCGCGAACGGCTGGACGACGAGGAAGATCGCATCGGAGCGGAAAAAGAGGCCCTGGACCGTCGTCTGGAAGAGGTTCAGCGGGATCTGGACGAGGTGAGCGCCAGGCGCGAGGAAAAGGCTGCGAAGGTCGATAAACGCACGCTGGCGCATTACAAGCGTATTTTTGATAATCGCGGCGACTACGCGGTTGTGCCGATCGAAAACGGGGTCTGTACGGGATGTCATATGAAAGTGACGCCCCAGACGGTCCACGACGCACAGGCGGCGCAGAAGCTGGTGGCCTGCAATTATTGCGGCCGCCTGCTGTATGTCCCGGCCGATCACCGCACCTCGTAA
- a CDS encoding glycogen synthase: protein MKILFVSSELAPLASTGGLGNIARALPEALAGRANLTVSRIIPMYRSVAEQQSTSFTGTRFTVPLADRRYEVEIWSREENHVETLWVRCDECFDRHGIYGSNGSSYADNFDRFVLFQKAVVAWIDLTGRAFDVVHANDWQTALLPLFLRYGTDGEGRARHPERTVFTIHNLAYQGIFEPGDFARTNLPHDCFRVEVCEYFGKINCMKAGIVRADAITTVSPRYASEILTPEFGHGLEGVLRERRDSLHGILNGVDDQAWNPATDTAIEANFDCDHTAGKVRCRESLSAEAGFDSGFEGPLAVMVTRLAGQKGIDLLASVLPGYLSSGRLRFCLLGSGEERYERLFREWNGEYRGAFHSVLRFDPLRARRWIAGADLILIPSAFEPCGLNQMYAMRYGTIPVAHAVGGLLDTIKDAGASPSTGTGFLFSPFTPEAFDDALRRALQVFGRSGDWSELRRRAMKRDFSIRRMAAEYADLYESL from the coding sequence ATGAAAATTCTTTTCGTCTCAAGCGAACTCGCTCCACTGGCTTCGACCGGCGGACTCGGCAATATCGCCCGGGCGCTGCCCGAGGCGCTTGCCGGACGCGCGAACCTGACGGTCAGCCGCATCATACCCATGTACCGAAGCGTCGCGGAACAGCAGTCCACGTCCTTTACCGGGACGCGATTCACCGTCCCGCTGGCCGACCGCCGTTATGAAGTGGAGATCTGGTCGCGCGAGGAAAACCATGTCGAAACCCTCTGGGTCAGGTGCGACGAGTGTTTCGACCGTCACGGCATCTACGGCTCGAACGGATCATCCTACGCGGACAATTTCGACCGCTTTGTTCTGTTTCAGAAAGCGGTGGTCGCATGGATCGACCTGACCGGACGCGCATTTGATGTCGTGCACGCCAACGACTGGCAGACCGCGCTGCTGCCCCTGTTTCTCCGTTACGGAACGGACGGCGAGGGCAGGGCACGGCATCCGGAGCGGACGGTGTTCACCATCCATAACCTCGCCTACCAGGGCATTTTTGAACCGGGAGATTTTGCGCGGACGAATCTCCCTCACGACTGTTTCCGGGTGGAAGTCTGCGAGTACTTTGGGAAAATCAACTGCATGAAAGCGGGTATCGTCCGCGCCGATGCGATCACTACAGTCAGTCCGAGATACGCGTCGGAAATCCTGACCCCGGAATTCGGTCACGGGCTGGAAGGCGTGCTCCGCGAACGCCGGGACTCCCTGCACGGCATCCTGAACGGCGTCGACGACCAGGCCTGGAATCCCGCCACGGATACCGCGATTGAGGCGAATTTCGACTGCGATCACACCGCCGGCAAGGTCCGCTGCCGGGAGTCGCTCTCCGCGGAGGCCGGGTTCGATTCGGGGTTCGAAGGTCCGCTGGCCGTAATGGTCACGCGTCTCGCCGGCCAGAAGGGCATCGATCTGCTGGCCTCCGTCCTGCCCGGTTATCTCTCGTCGGGCCGCCTGCGATTCTGTCTGCTCGGGAGCGGGGAGGAGCGGTACGAGCGGCTCTTCCGGGAGTGGAACGGGGAATACCGCGGTGCCTTTCATTCCGTACTGCGGTTCGACCCCCTCAGGGCGCGACGCTGGATTGCAGGCGCGGACCTGATACTGATTCCCTCCGCCTTCGAACCCTGCGGGCTGAACCAGATGTACGCCATGCGTTACGGCACGATCCCTGTGGCTCACGCCGTCGGCGGGCTCCTCGATACCATCAAAGACGCCGGTGCCTCGCCGTCCACCGGCACGGGATTCCTGTTCTCGCCGTTCACGCCGGAGGCGTTCGACGACGCCCTGAGACGCGCACTGCAGGTGTTCGGACGTTCAGGCGACTGGAGCGAACTCAGACGACGGGCCATGAAGCGGGATTTCTCGATCCGGCGCATGGCCGCGGAATATGCGGATCTCTATGAGTCGCTCTGA
- the lepA gene encoding translation elongation factor 4 codes for MSDLSHIRNFSIIAHIDHGKSTLADRMLELTHTVDERKMREQVLDAMDLERERGITIKTHPVTMKYKAQDGHTYRFNLMDTPGHVDFSYEVSRSLAACEGVILVVDAAQGVEAQTVSNAFLAAGENLVIIPVLNKIDLPSALTEESAAQLEDLLAIEAEECIRVSAKTGGGVGEVMERIVRDIPPPEGSAEEQAPFSALVFDSKYDPYQGAVVYVRIFNGRVRRGDRIRAMSTGRDYEVKGVGLFSPDPRPTDALSAGDVGYLTANIKDASEISIGDTVTRTNRPVEKPLPGFQEIHPMVFAGVYPMDTADYEKLGASLEKLRLNDSAFSYQNESSAALGLGYRCGFLGLLHMEVTIERLRREFDLDIITTYPGVVYRVHLTDGRTLEIDNPVLWPETTQIASVDEPMIKVYIICLNDHIGDMMQLVMERRGTVTHTDTIDAKRLMLTCRLPLNEVLIDFYDKLKSVSRGYSSMDYEYLGYEEADLVKMDILVHGEPVDAFATIVHREKAPAQGRRICQALKDVIPRQAFSVPLQAAINGNIVARETIRQYRKDVTAKCYGGDITRKRKLLEKQKAGKKKMKQIGQVSIPQEAFIRVLKTEPS; via the coding sequence ATGAGCGATCTTTCCCACATTCGCAACTTCTCGATTATCGCGCACATCGATCACGGCAAATCCACGCTCGCCGACCGCATGCTCGAACTGACGCATACGGTCGATGAACGCAAGATGCGCGAACAGGTGCTCGACGCGATGGATCTCGAGCGCGAACGCGGCATCACGATCAAGACCCACCCCGTGACAATGAAATACAAGGCGCAGGACGGGCACACGTACCGGTTCAACCTGATGGACACGCCGGGGCACGTCGATTTCTCCTATGAGGTCTCGCGCAGTCTCGCCGCCTGCGAGGGAGTCATCCTCGTGGTCGACGCCGCGCAGGGCGTGGAGGCGCAGACGGTGTCCAATGCCTTCCTCGCCGCGGGCGAAAACCTCGTCATCATTCCCGTGCTCAACAAGATCGATCTCCCCAGCGCGCTGACCGAGGAGTCGGCCGCGCAGCTGGAGGATCTTCTCGCCATCGAGGCCGAAGAGTGCATCCGGGTCAGCGCCAAGACGGGCGGCGGGGTAGGGGAGGTCATGGAACGGATCGTGCGCGACATCCCGCCGCCGGAGGGGTCGGCCGAGGAGCAGGCCCCGTTTTCGGCGCTGGTGTTCGACTCCAAGTACGACCCGTACCAGGGCGCCGTGGTCTACGTGCGCATTTTCAACGGCCGGGTGCGGCGCGGCGACCGCATCCGGGCCATGAGCACCGGCCGGGATTACGAAGTGAAAGGCGTGGGCCTGTTTTCGCCGGATCCGCGTCCCACCGACGCGCTCTCGGCCGGCGACGTGGGGTATCTGACCGCGAACATCAAGGACGCCTCGGAGATCAGCATCGGGGACACCGTTACGCGCACGAACCGCCCGGTGGAAAAGCCGCTCCCGGGCTTCCAGGAGATCCACCCGATGGTGTTCGCCGGCGTCTACCCGATGGACACCGCCGACTACGAGAAACTGGGGGCCTCGCTCGAAAAACTGCGGCTCAACGACAGCGCCTTCAGCTACCAGAACGAGTCCTCGGCCGCGCTGGGACTCGGATACCGCTGCGGTTTTCTCGGACTGCTGCATATGGAAGTCACCATAGAGCGCCTGCGCCGCGAATTCGATCTGGACATTATCACGACCTATCCCGGCGTCGTGTATCGCGTGCACCTCACGGACGGACGGACGCTGGAAATCGACAACCCCGTCCTGTGGCCCGAGACCACCCAGATCGCCTCCGTCGATGAGCCGATGATCAAGGTCTACATTATCTGCCTCAACGATCACATCGGCGACATGATGCAGCTCGTGATGGAACGGCGCGGGACCGTGACGCATACGGATACGATCGACGCGAAACGCCTGATGCTCACATGCCGGCTGCCGCTCAACGAGGTGCTCATCGATTTCTACGACAAGCTCAAGAGCGTCAGCCGCGGCTATTCCTCGATGGACTACGAATACCTCGGTTACGAAGAGGCCGACCTGGTTAAGATGGATATTCTCGTGCATGGCGAACCCGTGGACGCGTTCGCGACGATCGTGCATCGCGAAAAGGCGCCGGCGCAGGGACGCAGGATCTGCCAGGCGCTGAAGGATGTCATTCCGCGCCAGGCCTTTTCCGTCCCGCTGCAGGCGGCGATCAACGGAAACATCGTCGCGCGGGAGACGATCCGCCAGTACCGTAAGGACGTAACGGCCAAGTGTTACGGCGGGGACATCACCCGTAAGCGCAAACTGCTGGAGAAACAGAAGGCCGGGAAGAAAAAGATGAAGCAGATCGGGCAGGTGAGCATCCCGCAGGAAGCCTTTATACGGGTGCTGAAAACGGAGCCGAGTTAG
- the lepB gene encoding signal peptidase I has product MNILQRRQWRKRIKNLLKDARHVRRMREDVVDAEKIERLNAAADELRRRGSERASRGELERASEDLGKAMEAVSPARSAPKLRENLEVFVVAIAAAMAIRAYFFQPFKIPTGSMEPTLNGITVEAKADGSWIDVQPFKFAKWLVTGRSYKEIRSKSSGYLRINLRERIRDRLVFHVGGTRHLVPEDMARYIRVPVVRRGGVIESTRPVRRGEVLASGEVRSGDHILVNKIVYNFTAPERGDVVVFDTQGLSGVRQDSYYIKRMAGVPDETVGIDDGGLIADGEVVDRPEIFQRLRRPPYVGYRNKGRLADSSDRLVIGPDEFLPLGDNSDNSRDGRYFGPVSTEQLLGPAFIVYWPFDSQWGWIP; this is encoded by the coding sequence ATGAACATTCTGCAGCGACGGCAATGGCGCAAGCGGATCAAAAATCTGCTCAAGGACGCCCGGCATGTGCGCCGGATGCGCGAGGACGTGGTTGACGCGGAGAAGATCGAGCGACTGAATGCGGCCGCGGACGAACTGCGGCGGCGCGGGTCGGAGAGAGCGTCCCGCGGGGAACTCGAGCGGGCGTCGGAGGATCTCGGGAAAGCGATGGAGGCGGTATCGCCTGCGCGCTCCGCGCCGAAGCTGCGTGAAAACCTGGAGGTGTTCGTGGTGGCGATCGCCGCGGCGATGGCCATCCGCGCGTACTTCTTCCAGCCGTTTAAGATACCGACCGGCTCGATGGAGCCGACGCTCAATGGCATCACGGTCGAGGCGAAAGCGGACGGATCGTGGATCGATGTTCAGCCGTTCAAGTTCGCCAAGTGGCTCGTGACCGGGCGATCCTACAAAGAGATCCGCAGTAAATCCTCCGGATATCTGAGAATCAACCTCCGGGAGCGCATTCGCGACCGGCTCGTCTTTCACGTCGGCGGGACCCGACACCTGGTGCCCGAAGACATGGCCCGCTATATCCGGGTACCCGTCGTCCGCCGCGGCGGCGTGATCGAATCCACCCGCCCGGTGCGCCGCGGCGAAGTCCTGGCCTCGGGGGAAGTCCGGTCCGGCGACCACATTCTCGTCAATAAGATCGTCTACAATTTCACCGCGCCGGAGCGCGGCGACGTGGTCGTATTCGACACCCAGGGTCTGAGCGGCGTGCGTCAGGATTCGTATTACATCAAGCGAATGGCCGGTGTTCCGGACGAGACCGTCGGGATCGATGACGGCGGGCTGATCGCCGACGGCGAAGTCGTCGACCGCCCCGAGATATTTCAGCGGCTTCGACGGCCGCCGTACGTCGGATACCGGAACAAGGGTCGGCTGGCCGATTCGTCGGACCGGCTCGTCATCGGTCCCGACGAATTTCTGCCGCTGGGCGACAATTCCGACAACAGCCGGGACGGCCGCTATTTCGGTCCCGTAAGCACCGAACAGCTGCTCGGCCCGGCCTTCATCGTCTACTGGCCGTTTGATTCCCAGTGGGGCTGGATTCCTTAA
- a CDS encoding ribulose-phosphate 3-epimerase, which produces MTTRPDIQIMPSILAADEGRRADGCRRAEAAGADQLHVDIMDARFVPNLSMSPATVGMAREAVSIPLNTHLMMMEPQHHIDPFIDAGTDTLLIHVEARCDCARELKRIRDRGVKQGITLNPETPAESAYALCDAGLVEEILCMTVHPGFGGQSYLEYVETKMADLRRRYPGIGLSVDGGINDETAASAAACGANLLVAGSHLFKQDDMQTAVERLRRAAQEAYGANL; this is translated from the coding sequence ATGACAACCCGACCCGACATCCAGATCATGCCTTCCATCCTCGCCGCGGACGAGGGTCGCCGCGCGGACGGCTGTCGGCGGGCGGAGGCGGCGGGCGCGGACCAGCTCCATGTCGATATCATGGACGCGCGGTTTGTGCCGAACCTGAGCATGAGCCCGGCGACGGTCGGGATGGCGCGCGAGGCGGTGTCGATCCCGCTGAACACGCACCTGATGATGATGGAGCCGCAGCACCACATCGACCCCTTTATCGACGCAGGGACCGACACGCTGCTCATTCATGTCGAGGCGCGCTGCGACTGCGCACGCGAACTGAAACGAATCCGCGACCGCGGCGTGAAGCAGGGAATCACCCTTAACCCGGAGACGCCGGCGGAGTCCGCCTACGCGCTGTGCGACGCGGGGCTGGTCGAAGAGATCCTCTGCATGACGGTCCATCCGGGATTCGGGGGACAGTCCTATCTGGAATACGTGGAAACCAAGATGGCCGATCTGCGCCGCCGCTATCCCGGAATCGGCCTCAGTGTCGACGGAGGCATCAACGACGAGACGGCGGCTTCCGCGGCGGCCTGCGGCGCCAATCTGCTCGTCGCCGGCAGCCATCTTTTCAAACAGGACGACATGCAGACCGCCGTGGAACGGCTGCGCCGGGCTGCGCAGGAGGCGTACGGCGCGAATCTCTGA
- the bioB gene encoding biotin synthase BioB, whose amino-acid sequence MNTRDLRDMEKALLNGESVRDGDLYELSAADGRLADSMIAVAGRLREHTFAGGVHLCMIANAKSGRCTENCAFCAQAGGADTGIETWALRDPEWMVRAARQTEPPVHRFSIVTSGRGPSPEELDTITGSFRAMPQDGGVAYCASLGLLDEARLRRLRDAGVSRYHHNLETARSFFPKICTSHQFEERTATIRAARAAGMSVCAGGLFGLGESDRQVVELALELRALEVDSVPVNFLTPVPGTLLEGLRELTPQRCLKIIALLRLALPDREILVCGGREANLGEAQERIFEAGASGIMTGNYLTTEGRALDQDLAMIRRLGLHPRGDG is encoded by the coding sequence ATGAATACGCGAGACCTCCGCGACATGGAGAAGGCCCTGCTGAACGGCGAGTCCGTCCGTGACGGGGACCTCTACGAACTGTCTGCGGCCGATGGCCGACTCGCGGACTCGATGATCGCCGTGGCGGGTCGGCTGCGCGAACACACCTTCGCCGGCGGCGTGCATCTGTGCATGATCGCCAACGCCAAATCCGGGCGATGCACGGAGAATTGCGCCTTCTGCGCCCAGGCGGGCGGGGCGGACACGGGGATCGAGACCTGGGCGCTGCGCGATCCGGAATGGATGGTCCGCGCGGCGCGCCAGACCGAACCCCCGGTCCATCGGTTCTCCATCGTGACGAGCGGCCGCGGCCCCTCCCCGGAGGAACTCGATACGATAACCGGGTCTTTCCGCGCGATGCCGCAGGACGGGGGCGTGGCCTACTGCGCCTCGCTGGGTCTTCTCGACGAAGCCCGTCTCCGCAGACTCCGCGACGCGGGCGTCAGCCGATATCATCATAATCTCGAGACGGCCCGCAGTTTCTTCCCGAAGATATGCACGAGCCACCAGTTCGAAGAGCGGACGGCGACGATCCGGGCGGCCCGGGCGGCGGGAATGAGCGTATGCGCGGGGGGCCTCTTCGGGCTCGGGGAAAGCGACCGGCAGGTGGTCGAACTGGCCCTGGAGCTGCGTGCGCTCGAGGTGGATTCGGTTCCGGTCAATTTTCTCACCCCCGTGCCCGGCACTCTGCTCGAAGGCCTGCGCGAGCTGACCCCCCAGCGCTGCCTCAAGATCATAGCCCTCCTCCGCCTCGCCCTCCCCGACCGCGAGATCCTGGTGTGCGGCGGTCGCGAGGCCAACCTGGGCGAGGCGCAGGAGCGTATCTTCGAAGCGGGGGCGAGCGGGATCATGACGGGGAACTATCTCACCACGGAGGGCCGGGCGCTGGATCAGGATCTGGCGATGATCCGGCGGCTGGGTCTGCATCCGCGCGGGGACGGATAG